In a single window of the Zea mays cultivar B73 chromosome 5, Zm-B73-REFERENCE-NAM-5.0, whole genome shotgun sequence genome:
- the LOC103627121 gene encoding SH3 domain-containing protein C23A1.17-like, with product MAGRPPFPTSSAATPDSVPPLPLSYRAALTVPGSARAPVLVTAAAPPPPPGAPAAPQQAPAELASPPASAPPSSTSLPTPTPAAAALHPGFPSSAISLPDTSLLHSQLLASGFPHVPLDMPVGPPVRDSPPPLTVYSQPSAITSSLHTPSDDAVALLVATWATVTAARQRAQDVARALEHEQAVVDTIERQYVETYHHLIGKGVSDASPMSARHYADTFKPAATPTSTLRASLHAQAMALTSIRATVTANPHSIPSVA from the coding sequence ATGGCCGGCCGTCCCCCATTCCCCACCTCCTCCGCCGCAACTCCCGACTCCgttccccctctccctctctcctaccGGGCGGCCCTCACCGTGCCCGGCTCCGCACGTGCCCCTGTCCTTGTCACCGCTGCCGCGCCACCCCCTCCTCCGGGCGCTCCGGCCGCACCCCAGCAGGCTCCGGCCGAGCTGGCCTCTCCCCCCGCGTCGGCACCACCCTCATCCACCTCCCTGCCGACCCCTACCCCGGCGGCCGCAGCCCTCCACCCTGGCTTCCCTTCTAGCGCCATCTCCCTACCCGACACGTCCCTCCTTCACTCTCAGCTGCTGGCATCGGGCTTTCCCCATGTCCCGCTCGACATGCCTGTTGGGCCCCCCGTGCGTGACAGTCCACCACCGCTGACTGTCTACAGCCAGCCCTCGGCCATCACATCATCCCTACATACTCCTTCGGATGACGCTGTTGCCCTCCTCGTCGCCACCTGGGCCACCGTTACGGCGGCTCGCCAGCGTGCCCAGGACGTCGCCCGTGCACTTGAGCATGAGCAGGCGGTTGTCGACACCATCGAGCGCCAGTACGTCGAGACCTACCACCATCTCATCGGCAAGGGCGTTTCGGATGCCTCTCCCATGTCTGCTCGACACTACGCCGACACCTTCAAGCCCGCGGCCACCCCGACCTCGACTCTTCGTGCCTCTCTTCATGCTCAGGCGATGGCCCTCACTAGCATCCGGGCCACGGTCACCGCAAACCCTCACTCGATACCCTCGGTGGCGTGA